A genome region from Triticum aestivum cultivar Chinese Spring chromosome 2B, IWGSC CS RefSeq v2.1, whole genome shotgun sequence includes the following:
- the LOC123044550 gene encoding vacuolar protein 8, whose product MGEFAAAGEAGGQEAEQDEQGRLATALDAINSLISASFSASLFPLKWQLIRDRFNRLHAGLADITVIAASDGQERHEAFDGLLRDVVDAVRKARELVPRSQGRHYGGGKLRLRSDLDVVASTLDTHLARLDEICASGSLTRARALVVPRPCAGASREDLRFYVRDLFARLRVGGAEMRREAAAALNEVLRDDDKSVRVVVSDVADGIGVLIGLLESPDACVQEEALDAISVIAGYDASCKGDLVSGGVIAPVIRVLNTGAGTAAKERAARVLSKLTENADNAWAVAAHGGVTALVNICSDHRASGGELVCAACRVLRSLVGVQEIRKYMVADAGAVPVLVSLLQGPADEGAQIQAMELLAAIASGDSSSREVVLQEGTAESLVRALDPGIPRSSKTREVALRAIDALCFSSPDSIDRLIGAVFLNRVLFFLRNGDTTLQHSALKAAHRLCHVSEETKKAMGDAGFMPELVGIVQAAKSLETREMAAEALCAMMSVHRNRKRFVQDDRNVAQILQLLGPDEEKPSPAKRFLLSTLVHLADSNSGRRKIMSSEHVRNLEKLAETNVTDAKKIVKKLGGSKLRNMFHGIWSL is encoded by the exons ATGGGAGAATTtgcggcggcgggcgaggcgggGGGCCAAGAAGCGGAGCAAGACGAGCAGGGGAGGCTCGCGACGGCACTGGACGCCATAAACTCTCTCatctctgcctccttctccgcctccctCTTCCCGCTCAAGTGGCAGCTCATCAGGGACAGGTTCAACCGGCTCCACGCCGGCCTCGCGGACATCACCGTCATCGCGGCCTCCGACGGCCAGGAGAGGCACGAGGCGTTCGATGGCCTCCTACGGGACGTCGTTGACGCGGTGAGGAAGGCGCGGGAGCTGGTGCCGCGGAGCCAGGGGCGGCACTACGGAGGCGGTAAGCTGCGGCTGCGGAGCGACCTCGACGTCGTTGCGTCCACGCTCGACACGCACCTGGCGCGGCTGGACGAGATATGCGCCTCGGGCTCGCTGACGCGCGCGCGGGCGCTCGTCGTGCCGCGGCCGTGCGCCGGCGCCAGCCGCGAGGACCTGCGGTTCTACGTGCGCGACCTCTTCGCCAGGCTCCGGGTCGGCGGAGCGGAGATGCGGAGGGAGGCCGCCGCCGCGCTCAACGAGGTGCTGCGCGACGACGACAAGTCCGTGCGGGTCGTCGTGTCCGACGTCGCCGACGGAATTGGCGTCCTCATTGGGCTGCTCGAGTCCCCGGACGCTTGCGTCCAAGAAGAGGCCCTGGATGCCATCTCGGTGATCGCCGGGTATGACGCTTCTTGCAAAGGCGACCTTGTCAGCGGCGGCGTCATCGCTCCGGTGATCCGGGTTCTTAACACGGGCGCCGGGACGGCAGCGAAGGAGCGGGCGGCTCGGGTGCTCAGCAAGCTCACCGAGAACGCCGACAACGCGTGGGCCGTCGCCGCGCACGGCGGAGTCACGGCATTGGTCAACATCTGCTCCGACCACCGTGCCAGCGGCGGCGAGCTCGTGTGCGCGGCGTGCCGGGTGCTGAGGAGCCTCGTGGGCGTCCAGGAGATAAGGAAGTACATGGTGGCCGACGCCGGGGCGGTACCGGTGCTCGTGTCGCTCTTGCAGGGCCCCGCGGACGAGGGGGCGCAAATCCAGGCAATGGAGCTCCTCGCGGCGATCGCCTCCGGAGACAGCTCATCCAGGGAGGTGGTGCTCCAAGAAGGCACCGCCGAGTCCCTCGTCCGCGCGCTGGACCCGGGCATCCCGCGCTCCTCAAAGACACGGGAGGTGGCGCTCCGCGCCATCGACGCGCTGTGCTTCTCGTCGCCGGACTCGATCGACCGGCTCATCGGCGCCGTCTTCCTCAACCGCGTGCTCTTCTTCCTCCGTAACGGCGACACCACGCTGCAGCACTCCGCCTTAAAAGCGGCGCACCGGCTGTGCCACGTGTCGGAGGAGACCAAGAAGGCGATGGGGGACGCCGGGTTCATGCCGGAGCTGGTGGGCATCGTCCAGGCGGCCAAATCCCTGGAGACGAGGGAGATGGCCGCGGAGGCGCTCTGCGCCATGATGTCCGTGCACCGCAACCGGAAGCGCTTCGTCCAGGATGACCGCAACGTGGCGCAGATACTGCAGCTGCTAGGCCCCGACGAGGAGAAGCCCTCGCCGGCGAAGCGGTTCTTGCTGTCGACGCTGGTGCATCTGGCGGACAGCAACTCCGGCCGGAGGAAGATCATGTCATCGGAGCACGTGAG GAACCTCGAGAAGCTTGCCGAGACCAACGTGACGGACGCTAAGAAGATCGTGAAGAAGCTTGGCGGGAGCAAGCTGAGGAACATGTTCCATGGCATTTGGAGCCTGTGA